DNA from Amycolatopsis sp. DSM 110486:
ACTTCGTGCTGAAGGTGACGAACTCGCAGAACGAGGTGGCCTACGAAGCCCAGGCGCAGCCAGCCAAGTCGGCATTCGCCGACGGCGACGCCGACCTGAGCAAGCAGATCGCGGGCAACGTGACCAAGGCACTGCAGCCCGTGATCGGCTTCTCGAAGCTCAAGTGCCCGACCGGCCACGAATGCGCCGGCAAGACGGGAACGCAGCAGCACACGAAGCGCCCGGGCGAGCCGGCTTCGGCAGCGAACGCCAACGCGCAGACGTGGATGGTCGGTTACACGCCTTCGGTTTCCGTGGCGGTGTGGGTCGGCGGCAACGGTGACCTCGACCTGCACGGCAAGGGCAGCACGCCGATCTTCGGGTCGACCATCGCCGGCCCGTTGTGGCAGAAGTTCATGACCACCTACCTCGCGGGCAAGCCAGCCGAACGCTTCCCGCAGGTGGATCTGATCGGCGACGCGGCCCCGCCGTCCGGTCCGCCGAGCGACCCGAACATCCCGCCGTCGGACATCACGCCGACCGACAACCCGAACGACCCGAACAACCCCGGCGGCGGCGACGGCAACAACCCGGTGAACCCCGGCGACCCGAACGGCCCCGGTGGCCCGGGCGGCAACTTCCCGTCGTTCCCCACGCAAACGCCGAAGCCGCCGAAGCACCCGCCGTCAGGTGACCCCACCGACACGGGGGATCCCGGCGACACGGGCGTTCCCAGCGAATAGTCAGGGCGTCGCAAGAGAAAAGGCTCCCCCCATCCGGGTTTCCGGACGGGGGGAGCCTTTTTTCGCGCCCGCAAAGGAAAAGCGGGGGAGGCCGCGAGCTCGGCACTGGGGGTTGCCGAAGTCGCGGCGAGCTACTCGAGCGTCATGACGCGGCCCTCGGCGCCGGAGCGGTGGGCGGCTTCGATCACGCGCAACGCGGCCACGGAACCGGCCGGGTCCACGGGGAACGCCGCTTCGCCACGCAACGCGTCGCGCACCTGGGCGTAGAAGTCCTCGTAGCGGCCGACCTCGGTGGGCACGATCTCGGTGTGGTCCGTGCCGTCGTCGACGCCGAGGGCGCCGGCGTCGGCCTCGGGCTCGACGCCCCAGCCCTCGTCGCCGGGGCGCAGGCCGTCCTTGATCTGGGGTTCCTGCACGTCGAGGCCGTACTTGGTGAAGGTGGCGCGGTCGCCGAGCACGCGGAACCGCGGGTTGCGCGTGGCCGCCAAGGCGGAGGCCCACAGGTGCGAGCGAACTCCGTTGGCGTGGTGCAGCGCGACGAACACGTCGTCGTCCACCTGCACGCCGGCGCGGCGGCGGTCGACCTCCGCGTAGACCTGCGTGACCGGGCCGAACAGCTGCAGGGCCTGGTCGACGATGTGCGCGCCGAGGTCGTAGAGCAGGCCGCCGGCCTCGGCGGGGTCGCCGAACTCGCGCCAGTTGTCCTTGATCTTCGGCACCCAGCGGTCGTAGCGGGACTCGAAGCGGAACACGTCGCCGAGCCGGCCGGACTCGATCACCTTGCGCACGGTGAGGAAGTCGGAGTCCCAGCGGCGGTTCTGGAAGACGGTGAGGCCGACACCCTTGGCCTTCGCCGCCGCCACGACCTGCTCGGCCTCGGCCGCGGTCGGCGCGAACGGCTTGTCCACGACCACCGGCAGGCCGAGCTCGACGGCGCGCAGCGCGAGCGGCACGTGGGTACGGTTCGGGGTGCTCACCACGACGAGGTCGAGGTCGCCCGCCTGGGCGAACAACGCATCGGCGTCGGGCACGATCTCGGTGCCGGGGTACTCCGCGCGGGCCTGAGCGGCGCGTTCCGGGTTCGCCGTCACGATCGCCGCGGGCACCAGACCCGGCGTCGAAGCCACCAGCGGCGCGTGGAAGACGCGGCCGCCGATGCCGTAACCGAGGATGCCGACTCGCAAGTCATCAGCCATGCCGCCCATTAAACAACACTGTTGCGTAACTAGCCAGTTATTCGAGAGGATCTCCGGATGGCCGAAACCGGAGTCAACCTGCGCGGGCTGCGCCGCTTCAACAGAGCGCTGCTGCTCGGTCACATCCTGCGCGCGGGCGGGCTCAGCCGCGTGGAGCTGGCCGAGCGCACGGGGCTGACGCAGCAGGCGGTGTCGAAGATCGTCGCCGAGCTGCTCGAGACGCAGCTGCTCGACGTCGAGCGCCAGGCCGCGGCCGGCGTCGGCAAGCCGCGCACGCAGCTGCGGATCCGGCCGTCGGCGAAGTGCGCACTCGGCGCGCAGCTGGACCGCGACGGATTCCTCGTGCTGCGCACGGGACTGTCCGGCGAGGTCGAGGACACCGTGGAAGGTCCGCTGCCCGTCGGCTTCACGCCCGAGCAGGCCGTGACCGCGGTGGTCGGCGCGACGCGCAAGCTGCTCGCCGACGTCGACCCGGCGCGCGTGCTGGGCCTCGGCGTCGGCGCGGTGGGACCGCTCGACCACCGCGAAGGCCGCGTCCGTGACGCCACGAACATGCCGGGCTGGCACGACGTGCCCCTTCGCAACCTCCTCGCCGAGCGCACGGGACTGCCCGTGACGCTCGACAAGAACACGAACGCCGCCGCGGTCGCCCACACGTGGCCCGACACGCCGGAGACCGCCACCGCCGTGGTGCTCGTGGGCACCGGTATCGGCGTCGGGCTGCTGGTCGACGGCAACGTCTACCGCGGCCCGCGCACCAACGCCGGTGAGTTCGGCCACACCACGATCGCGTACGACGGCCCGCGCTGCGCCTGCGGACGGCGCGGCTGCGTCGAGATCATGCACCGCTCCGCGGCCACCCCCGCCGAGGCCGCGCGGCTGCTGGGAATCGGGCTCGCCGACCTCGTGCAGGTCCTGGACCTGGAGCGGATCGTGTTGTTCGGCCGCGCCATCCGCGCGGAGCCCGACGTCTACCGAGACACGGTGGCGGCGCAGCTGAGCGAGCTGCTGCCGGTGCCGCACTGGCAGCGCATCGACGTGGAGCTGAGCGACCTCGGGGAGGAAGCCGTGGCCCTCGGTGGGGCTTTCGAGGTGCTTGCCGGGTTCTACTCCGACCCTAAATGACAGGCGCCTGACCTGCGGGCAGATAGCATCCGCGACGTGCCCGACCAAGCCACCGCCGAAGAGCCGGACGCGGCTCCCCGCACGCTGACGCCAGCGGAGCGGATCGTGCCGAGCTGGAACGACCCGCTGGCCGCCGCGGCGACGAGACCGATCGGCGGGCCGCTCGGCGAACACGCGGCCGTGGGCCGGCATTGGTTCTGGTCACCGCAGCGCGTGGGACTGGGCCTGGCGATCCTCGCGCTGGTGCTGTGCTGGTTCGGCAAGGCGTCCTGCATCCAGCAGTACCAGGACTCCACTGGCGCCAGCCAGCTCGACTGGCGTGCGGGCCGCCCGTTCGTCGCGATGTGCTACTCGGACATCGTGCCGCTCTACAGCTCCGAGCGGCTCAACGACCCGAAGACCTTCCCGTACGTCTCGTCCTGGCAGGAGGACACACAGACGGCGGACAACCAGACCCGCTACATGGAGTACCCCGTGCTCACGGGCCTGTTCCAGTGGGTCAACGCGAAGCTCGCGGCGGGCTGGCTCTCGGTCGCGAACTCCGGCTGGCTGCCCAGCGCGCTGCCGGTGGCGATCTACTTCAACATCTCCGCGTTCTGGCTCGCGCTCGCGTGGCTGATCACGGTGTGGGCGACCGGGCGCACGATGAAACGCCGGCCGTGGGACGCGGTCCTGGTGGCGATCTCGCCGCTGGTGCTGGTGCAGGCGTTC
Protein-coding regions in this window:
- a CDS encoding Gfo/Idh/MocA family oxidoreductase yields the protein MADDLRVGILGYGIGGRVFHAPLVASTPGLVPAAIVTANPERAAQARAEYPGTEIVPDADALFAQAGDLDLVVVSTPNRTHVPLALRAVELGLPVVVDKPFAPTAAEAEQVVAAAKAKGVGLTVFQNRRWDSDFLTVRKVIESGRLGDVFRFESRYDRWVPKIKDNWREFGDPAEAGGLLYDLGAHIVDQALQLFGPVTQVYAEVDRRRAGVQVDDDVFVALHHANGVRSHLWASALAATRNPRFRVLGDRATFTKYGLDVQEPQIKDGLRPGDEGWGVEPEADAGALGVDDGTDHTEIVPTEVGRYEDFYAQVRDALRGEAAFPVDPAGSVAALRVIEAAHRSGAEGRVMTLE
- a CDS encoding ROK family transcriptional regulator, which encodes MAETGVNLRGLRRFNRALLLGHILRAGGLSRVELAERTGLTQQAVSKIVAELLETQLLDVERQAAAGVGKPRTQLRIRPSAKCALGAQLDRDGFLVLRTGLSGEVEDTVEGPLPVGFTPEQAVTAVVGATRKLLADVDPARVLGLGVGAVGPLDHREGRVRDATNMPGWHDVPLRNLLAERTGLPVTLDKNTNAAAVAHTWPDTPETATAVVLVGTGIGVGLLVDGNVYRGPRTNAGEFGHTTIAYDGPRCACGRRGCVEIMHRSAATPAEAARLLGIGLADLVQVLDLERIVLFGRAIRAEPDVYRDTVAAQLSELLPVPHWQRIDVELSDLGEEAVALGGAFEVLAGFYSDPK